TTTGGCTTCTCTACTCGAGTGTCTGACTTAGAACAGCAACTGAGTACTTTCTGTGGCTCCCCACCCTATGCTGCGCCTGAGCTGTACAAGGtagggtgcgtgtgtgtgtgtgtgtgtgtgagtctggggatgtttctgtgtgtttttatggttttagtagaagttgttgggattttcaagggtgttttcgtggttgtagtggaagttgctggggttctcaagggtgttttcgtggctgtagtggaagttgctggggttttcaaggtgttttcgtggctgtagtggaagttgctggggttttcaaggtgttttagttgttgtagtggaagttgctggggttttcaaggtgttttagttgttgtagtggaagttgctggggttttcaaggtgttttagttgttgtagtggaagttgctggggttttcaaggtgttttcgtggctgtagtggaagttgctggggttttcaaggtgtttttagttgttgtagtggaagttgctggggttttcaaggtgttttcgtggctgtagtggaagttgctggggttttcaaggtgttttagttgttgtagtggaagttgctggggttttcaaggtgttttagttgttgtagtggaagttactggggttctcaagggtgttttcgtaaCCCAACCAAttttacctcacctcacctcacttcacctccccGCAGGACGAGAGTTACCTGGGCCCTGCCGTGGACACCTGGGCCTTGGGAGTCTTGCTGTTCTTCATCCTTACCGCTGATATGCCCTTCAAGgtaacagagacagagagagagagagagagagagagagagagagagagagagagagagagagagagagagagagagagagagagagagagagagagagagagagagtaataactTTCAaaacatcttcttcttcttcttcttcttcttcttcttcttcttcttcttcttcttcttcttcttcttcttcttcttcttcttcttcttgttttttgttctttttactactactactactactactactactactactactactactactactactactactactactactactactactactactactactaccactactacaactactaacattattactacaactacagttttttttaccctcttcctctttcttctcttcctcctgctcctggtCATCTGtgtcttctaccaccaccaccaccaccacgaccaccaccaccaccaccaggccccTACCGTAGCGGGTCTGAAGCGGCACATCTTGACTGGCGTTTACGAGACACCTTCCCACGTGTCTCCCGAAGCAGCGAGTCTCATATCTAGCCTTCTGGTGCAAGATCCCTCCGAGCgtcccaccactgccaccattgcTGACCACCCGTTCCTCTCAGACGCCCCTGCCCCGCCACCGCCTCTCGACCCCTATGTTCTCGCCCCAACCTTCGACAGTACGCCTGATGTGaatgaggtgagtgtgtgtgtgtgtgtgtgtgtgtgtgtgtgtgtgtgtgtgtgtgcttgttgttttttttttctttttcttttatataggaatcaaaagcggtagtcaaaaattacaggataagtgtcttgaaacctccctcctgaaagagttcaagtcatgggaaggaggaaatacagaagcaggcagggagttacgGAGCTTACCAGAgatagggatgaatgactgagaatactgcttaactcttgcattaaagaggttcACAGAATGTCcatctttttattgcttttagtgtttgggtgtgtttgggtgtgtttgagtgtgtttgggtgtgtttgagtgtgtttgtgtttgggtgtgtttgagtgtgtttgggtgtgtttgagtgtgtttgtgtttgggtgtgtttgagtgtgtttgggtgtgtttgagtgtgtttgtgtgtgtttgggtgtgtttgagtgtgtttgggtgtgtttgggtgtgttttgatgtgtttgggtgtgtttgggtgtgtttggggtgtgtttgggtgtgtttgggtgtgttttgatgtgtttgggtgtgtttgggtgtgtttgggtgtgttttgatgtgtttgggtgtgtttgggtgtgttttgagtgtgtttggatgtgtttgggtgtgtttgggtgtgtttgagtgtgtttgggtgtgtttgggtgtgtttgggtgtgttttgatgtgtttgggtgtgtttgggtgtgtttgagtgtgtttgggtgtgttttgatgtgtttgggtgtgttttgatgtgtttaggATTGaagaataatagagagagagagagagagagagagagagagagagagagagagagagagagagagagagagagagagaattactaaaggtctttctttcccttcctttccaaacacacccaaacacttcAAACACGCCCAAATACTCCCAAACACGCTTAAACACCCCTAAACACTCCCAAACATATCCAAACATtgccaaaacactcccaaacactgccaaaacactctcaaacacacccaaacactctcaaacactcccaaacactcccaaacactgccaaaacactctcaaatacacccaaacactctcaaacacatcaaaacactctcaaacacacccaaacactcccaaacacacccaaacactgccaaaacactcccaaacactcctaaacacacccaaacacacccaaacattgccaaaacactcccaaacactcctaaacacacccaaacacccccaaactctgccaaaacactcccaaacactcctaaacacacccaaacacacccaaacattgccaaaacactcccaaacactcgtaaacacacccaaacactctcaaacacacccaaacattcccaaacactgccaaaACACTCTggaacacacccaaacactctcAAAcacccaccaaaacacaccaaacacccgCAAACTCACTCCAACACCCCAACACCCCAGTCAGAGGCGCTACAGACGTTGTCGGAGTGGGGGATTACAAGAAATAACCTTCAGGATAATATACCTCTTGGCGCCCGCTCCCCCGCCCTCGCTACCTACCGGATTCTCATTCACCGCCTCACCACGCCTGCCCCACTCCACCTCACCAGCCTCTCCGCGCCCCCCCAGGCCACGCACCAGCTCTCCTCCGACCCCTCGACCCCCATCAAGGAGACCGCAGCAACGGCGTCCCCAAGGAGGAGGCTGAAATTGAGGAATGGTCATGCCCCTGTTAGTTTGTCGCCAGGTGTGAAGTCCCGCGCGTGTGtcattgtgtgagtgtgtctgtctgtgtgtgtgtgtgtgtgtgtgtgtgtgtgtgtgtgtgtgtgtgtgtgtgtgtgtggtttgtttaatttttttctttttttctttcttttcttctcttctcttctcttctcttctcttctcttctcttctcttctcttccttccttccttccttccttccttccttccttccaatttAGACCAAAGAAACGTAcatatgtgtatttattttaacgtacatacatacatacatacatacatggatttggtgatagtgtgtgtgtgtgtgtgtgtgtgtgtgtgtgtgtgtgtgtgtgtgtgtaattagtatAAGATTACATATTTAGTGATAACCGATGTACGTAAGTTACATATAAATAGTTAAAGAAaatggcattattattattattattattattattattattattattattattattattatcatcatcgatctgttttgtaatatatataatacacataATAGTACTAGGGCtggtgtagtaatagtagtggtggtagtagtagtagtagtagtagtagtagtagtagtagtagtagtagtagtagtagtatatcaaCTTATGCTCAgacaatcttcttcttcttcttttatcttcatctttcgtccaccctcctcctcctcctcctcctcctcctcctcctcctcctcctcctcctcctcctcctcctcctcctcctagtacaCTATCCAGCCTTGTAGTTAAATATAGTACGTACATTGCAACGAActgatagtagtaatggtaataatagtaataattgaTGAAATAGTGTATTTTTCTCGCGTGTGTAAATGAAATGAGTGAGAAAAAATGgctgtgaaaataaaaaaaagatgaataatgaataagtgACTAGAattttgtttcttattattattgttattattattattattattattattattattattattattattattattattattattattattattgaaagaaagtGAAGTTAGGGAATTAATTGATGCTttgttaatcttattttttgttgtttttcttttttctttggtaaaaTATTCAGTTtcgtaggagtagtagtagtagtagtagtagtagtagtagtagtagtaatggtaacagCAGTGGTAggagtactagtagtagcagtagtagtagtagtaattgtggtagtagtggtgatagtactagttgttactattgttgctgttgttgttattgttgttgttgttgttgttgttgttgttgttgttgttgtggtggtggtggtggtggtggtggtgatggtggtagaaacaatagtagtagtagtagtagtaacagaggTAGTAATAGAATTagcagattattattattactattattattattattattattattattattattattattattattattatcattattattattaaggacACAACTGTCATAATTTTGCAGGGAGAgaaatgacaataatgatactgagagagagagagagagagagagagagagagagagagagagagagagagagagattgtagatACCTATTCAATCCCTATTCAATAAAATCATGTGTAGTTATTCCcatgtgtattattattattattattattattgttattattattattatgttattgtttttgttattatctttattatttatttattttaagtattattattgttgttggtatGTCAGGGAAATGTGCGCCGTTGACAAGAAGGAATCACTTCGTCGCTCATCATcgtcaagatcaagattaactaaaaagaaaacgaaaattgtATTAGGGagacttatttttcttacttattttattttattttatttatttattttatttaattttttattgttgaACTACTgtagcaataatgataacaatagtgataataataataagagaaggaataacaaaaaaatatccggTTTCTtcttgtattactactactactactactactactactactactactggtgatgctgctagtactactatcaccacaatTACCTCCTctactgtttctactactattgtactattcttctacttctaccactattactgctacaacaataacaacaactactacttctgctaagGGAGAATAGTTAGTAAAAATAGCAAGGAAGAATTCCCTGCCTGGCCTGTGTTTCCCTCCCTCAGGAATCAAAATGGTCagattaaattctctctctctctctctctctctctctctctctctctctctctctctctctctctctctctctctctctctcagcacggaaaaccattaaaaaaatgggatctttccttcctgcctgccttttttcttctctatatagaaataaaaaaaaaataataatacgatTAAGAATACGAAGATAAGCAATATATTtacgaaaacgaaaataaaacagtaaacaaGTAGCTTAAAATTAGAcaaatagcaagaaaaaaaagaaaaaaaaacgaactatTGGTTGTTAAAAAGCGCGCCgttaaaacaaaccaaaaaacgACATCCCCGCCCactcatcgtcatcatcagcagcagtatTTATATCACGTGTTCAgtgtaaacattctctctcctctgtgtaCGTATTAGGGAACAGTCACAGCAGCCGTCAGCACGTGCACACAAGCTACCTGACACGTACACTAGGCTTATAAGTGCACACAGATGTACGTACATGTGCATTTAGATCTGCAGATGTGGAGAAAATTATGTTGGTTTAATGAAGATATGggtggaaactctctctctctctctctctctctctctctctctctctctctctctctctctctctctctctcttacagggagagagagagagagagagagagagagagagagagagagaaagtgaaaagttATGCGTAAGAAATAatataaagttaaaaaaaaaaaagtcgaaaagtgagtaaaaataaacaaatgaagagagaagtgtgtgtgtgtgtgtgtgtgtgtgtgtgtgtgtgtgtcgataaagaagagaagaaaagaagatgaggaataaTGAAGAAACCGGTaagtaccctcctcctcctcctcctcctcctcctcctcctcctcctcctcctcctcctcctcctcctcctcctcctcctcctcttcctactactactactactactactactactactgctgctgctgctgccgatgatgatgatgatgatgatgatgatgtttgtgATGATTGCAGCATAAACAAAGGCAGCATCGTGGTGCAGCTGACGACCTCGTGCTGTGCTGCATCACAAAGCAGCGTGGACTTGAGTGTTGCCTCAGTGTAGTCTTGTATTAGTGACGTCGGTCTAAAGATCAATGTTGTGAATCCGGTGGCTGTCTTGTACTCTTTTATAAAACTGAGATTACATGATTTGACAAAGTTTCACATTGCTGTTTTAAAATGAGTGAGCAGTGTGTTGTGTCTGGTGAGATTCCTCGTATAAATCTAATTTCGTACGATTTcaagaggtgcaacattgcagcgatgagagagtggctgaagacagtcagtgagaggagaggagctgatgggacgaaaagcttttgattccaccgtgcCTGGCAGAGCGGCATGAGTGGAACTGGTGTGAGTGCCTGGTGTTATGGAACAGCAAACACCATGAGACACGTGAAACACTACAGGTTGTTAGCTGTCATCGTTGTTTGGGACACGTAATTATGCGTCACCTTCAACACGATGTGGATCTTAAAAAAGGACCTAATTTTTATTGTACTTTTGATGTAAGTTTGAGGCAGCCTTCAGACGTCCACAGTGccacttttttattcatttttatctgGTATTGCAAAGCAGACAATGACTTGCTGTTGTTGAAGCACAGAGGCGCCTTGCAGCCATATTGGTTCTGGGCTTTAGAAGTCGCCTGCACTAAATCAATGACAATGATGCCATTAGTGTGTGTGATCTCCAGCAGCCGCCAGGCCAGCTGCTGCCGAGGCGCCACCTGCCGTCACTCTGCGTTACTTCAATGGCCACTTACGACTCAACAATCCAATATACAATTTTTCAATGAAGGGGTGTTTTATAAACATGTTTTGTACAGTTTCAAGGAGTAACACGGAGCAGGCACGGTAATACTCGAGAAGCAAAATATTCACgtgctgtgggtgtgtggctgCTGGGTGGTGAAGCAAGGACGCGCCCTGTGTGCCCCTCCACCACAGGTCACCGCTGTCAACACTCCTGCCTGTGTACTCCTTGTCTCTTACgatattttactactactactactactactactactactactactactactactactactactactactactactactactactactactgctgctgctactactattactaggtACCAgtatatgctgctgctgctactactactactactactacttctactgttaggTACTacaatgtactactactactactactactactactactgttaggtaccacaatatactactactactaattttactactattactactactacaactactactactactactattagataCCACAattttctactacaactactactactacaactactactactactactactactactactactactactactactactactactactactactactactactactattactactactacactaaaataatacctccaccccatgtttattgatgtgtcaattaggggctccattacttggaggtcattagccccagctctcgctaatgactgtggcatccaaccatatctaatactctataatataaacattagttgttaactataaattcactctacctctactctatctactcttatgccactctccaccactgtagcctcgcagtcaaggcctcctaagtctgcaggtatgggagtggaatgccttgtccccttgagacactactactactactactactacaactactaccactactaccactaccactactataccTGTTGTCACCTAAGCTGGCGATACTCCCCAGACAGGCCCACCCACACCTTTCTATGACTGGCACGTGAGGTAGTAGGAGAGGTCtaaccccacctctctctctctctctctctctctctttctcacacacacacacacacacacacacacacacacacacacacacacacactggtcctAACAGAGCTATTTGTGACAATTCACACTATGTAATCTAATGTATtaaaggtagtgtgtgtgtgtgtgtgtgtgtgtgtgtgtgtgtgtgtgtgtgtgtgtgtgtgtgtgtgtgtgtgtgtgtgtgtgtgtgtgtgtgtgtgtctttctttctataaGCCAACTCGCGTAactgaaaacatttaaaaaatgtTTGTTGTCAATAATGATTCAGTGTCTTCACATAAGGAAGCGACACACACATCAACTGCAGTATTTAtgaacttttcttttataacatACATTCATAAATTATGTACATATCTGccttatacatatatatatatatatatatatatatatatatatatatatatatatatatatatatatatatatatatatatatatatatatatatatatatatatatatatatatatatattgtaagaCGATGTTACATTTGTTGATAGGAGATTCTTTATAAATGTGGTTGTAATACAGAGTTATTGAATTGAGCGCCATTGTCAGATAAGATGACACGAGGAGAGTTGTAAGGACAAATTATGTTGTCAAGGAAAGCGCGACCAACAGAAGTTGCAGTTTTGTCCTTGAGAGCAACAAGAATGGTGAAAAGAGTGAAACTATCCACACAAACAAGAAGATGCTGCTAACTGTGCTCTGTGAGTGGAAGTCTGACCAGATCAACAGAGACTGAGTCCCAGGGAGTGGAAGCGGTGTGGTGTGGAAGCGATGGATTCTCTTGAGCGAGTGAGGGACGAAGGGAAGCACGCTGACAACAGAGAGCACAGTACTAAGAGACATCCTTTCTCATAGTCAGCCAGAAATATGATCGTTTTGCTTGTGCGAGGCATCTGTCCAGACCTGGATGTCCCGCGTGGGTGAGTCGTGGACAACACCaattaataatgaaagacagaacaGAATGATGTAACCactgataggcagacagacaaacagacagacagacggcaggagactgacagacagacagacagacagagttagataaacagacagacaggcactaCTACTTAatagcaggagaaggaagactggAAAGACAATAATAATCAGAATCGGATTGGATACTTCACTGTTGGCGAGGGAGTGACGGCAGATGACTGGCGGAACACGGCTGCGGCAGACGTGGGGAGAATGACCTGGGATGAGTCCGGGCAGTGAGGCGGCGATGACTTTTGCGGCGCGTGGTCCGTGGGGCGTCCCAGGAAGATGACCGATGAGGCCTGGCCGTGAGCACTggtggagagggtggtgggCGGGGTGTGGCTCGGGGAAGGAGCTGAGGGACGCCCACACCTCAGGAGGGAAGCAGGACGGCGACCAGAGCGGCAGCGACAGGGTGTGGCGGCAGACAGGTGCGGCCACAGGGACGAGTCACGTGGGAGAGgccaggaaagagagagagagaaagagagagagagagagagagagagagagagagagagagagagagagagagagagagagagagcaagtgggTAGATAGTGACTCTGAATTTCAGCCTCGCAACTTGCCTGCGATGGGGCGTGATATTCGTGTCTCAGCGTGTACTTGTCCTATGAGAGAGTCGAGAGTTGGTGTGTCTTCGATCGCACAACACCGCTGACCAACACTTGGTTCCAAGATTGTGCGACCACCACTTAATATCGAGATGTGAAGGTCCACCACTTTGTTCCAAGATTGTGCGACCACCACTTTGTATCGAGATGTGAAGGTCCACCACTTTGTTCTGGGTTGATGTTACCTCTCCACTGTTGCTCCTGCTTTAGATGAGATACTCGCCCAGTTGATGATACTGCTGGGAGCAGTATCATCACTGCTGggagcttggtgtgttggtggcGTGGAGGTCCGCTAGTGagcttggtagtggtggtagtgaggagGTCGTGGGCAGTAAGATGATGTAGTTGgtgtgtgcgagtaaaagacacggTGGTGAGAGTTCTTCGTGGTTTAATAATAGGtagaatgtacacacttgatGCGAGACACACATGGCTATGACGCGGCGAGTGATCGTTCTCTCTGTGAAGTGAGTGAACTGCCGcgcgtggtggtggctgggcAGCGTCTCTCAACATTGACTCGGACGGGAACTGACTGAGCGACCGAGACTGACTGCCCGTGACGAGAAATGAGAGGAACTGGGCGGAACTAAGCGGAACTAAGCGGAACTCAGGACTAGCGACCATGCAGGCTGTGTGTATGTGAGCCGAGTGGATCACGTTAGAGCTTTTGAGAAGAAATGAACAATGAAATGCCAGGAAATGAGGTGAAGGACCAATGGGAGGACTCGTTATTTGGGCCAATAACCAGGAAGAAAGACTCAGGAGCGAAGGCAGGTCTAAGGACTGGAAGAAAGGTGTGAAATATCCCTAGAGAGTTACAGAAGCAGGAGAAACGTTAAAAATAGAATACACTGGCTGGCCATGCCACACGTGGGATCAATATATGAACACATCGCATGTGGAATACATATATCAAATTATGAATATacagacaaataataataagtgttaaggattatatatatatatatatatatatatatatatatatatatatatatatatatatatatatatatatatatatatatatatatatatatatatatatatatatatatatatatatatatatatatatatatatatatatattatatgaacCTTGGTGTGACTATAACAATGTTACAGTTGACGTGACTGTGAGCGTTGTTGGCTTTAGCTTGCCACACACTCTTGTCCTGTGTTGTCTGTTGTGTTGCTCTCGCTGCGGCACACTTGTCGCTCCCAGGACGCAAAGGTCGTGTCAGAAATTCAGAATCCAGTTGAGGAAGACGCCTGACGGCGGCTGCCCGGAGGAGGACGAGACCCAAAGACGCCGGAAGCTTATTGGTGACGTGCGTGTGTTTCCTGCCAAGCGTCATCTCGTCATCTCATGTTGCATTACCGCTGCCTCCTCCCTGCTCTGCATTCCCTCCCCAGCACACCGCGGCATGTTTTCTGAGGGCTGTGTGTCTTGCAGTGTCTTGGTAAGATCCTTATAGTCAACATTTGTCATCCTGTGTACAGTTGACGTAAAggtttttctttcagtctttcgtaattttttttcgtattattgaTCGATTTGACTCAcgttgtttgtttggttgtgtttgttcactgcttttaattttgttatgtTGCTGTTTTAGACTTGCCCTCATCAATTAttctcctcatcatcttttcatcctcttgctTAATTTTTCACACTTTCCCCTTTCCGGTTGTCTTTTCgatcattaaataaaacaattcaGATTAAAAATGGTACTATACGGAGAACGATTCGACTACAGCAAGACCCGGCAGCTCACCGAGGAGCAGAAGCGGGTGGCCCGGTGCAGGGCCGAGGCCGCCCGGAAGGGCCGGGAGCAGGCCCGGCGCTGGCGCGCCAAGAAAAACAAAGCAGCCCAGGGGCAGGGCGACGCTCCCGTGTTGGAGCACCCTGCCTGCGCGGCCACCAACACCCGCCACGAGACCGCCAAGAGCCCACAGTCCAAGGCTCCCATGGCCAAACTCCATACGCCTGAATACTCCCACAGCCAGTCCCCATCTGGCGAATATCACCTGGGGCGGTATTACACAGGCGAGTATTTCGATGGGGAGTCCCTCACTGTACACTTCATCGCTGGCGAACTGTGCGAGGGAGAATTCCCCGTACTGCAGCTCATCACGGGCCACTTCCAGGATGACCAGTCCACCGGACAGTTCCTCCTCATGAGGGAACCAGGCCCCGCTGACTGAGACTGCTGCCCCATCACCTCACCCGTCCTGGCCAGATCACCCTGGCCACACCTGGTGATGACTAATtttaggccagatctcccctggccacacctgatgatgacaaaacgtaggccagttctcccctggccatacctgattatgacaaaacgtaggccaaatcacccctggccacacctgatgatgacaaaacgtaggccagttctcccctggccacacctgatgatgacaaaacgtaggccagttctcccctggccacacctgatgatgacaaaacgtaggccagttctcccctggccacacctgatgatgacataacgtaggccagttctcccctggccatacctgatgatgacaaaacgtaggccagttctcccctggccatacctgatgatgacaaaacgtaggccagttctcccctggccacacctgatgatgacaaaacgtaggccagttctcccctggccacacctgatgatgacaaaacgtaggccagttctcccctggccacacctgatgatgactaattttaggccagttctcccctggccacacctgatgatgacaaaacgtaggccaaatcacccctggccacacctgatgatgactaattttaggccagttctcccctggccacacctgatgatgacaaaacgtaggccagttctcccctggccacacctgatgatgacaaaacgtaggccagttctcccctggccatacctgatgatgacaaaacgtaggccagttctcccctggccatacctgatgatgacaaaacgtaggtcagttctcccctggccacacctgatgatgactaattttaggccagttctcccctggccacacctgatgatgactgatTTTAGGCCAAATcacccctggccacacctgatgatgactaattttaggccagttctcccctggccatacctgatgatgacaaaacgtaggccagttctcccctggccatacctgatgattaattttaggccagttctcccctggccatatcTGATGATGACAgaacgtaggccagttctcccctggccacacttgatgatgacaaaacgtaggccagttctcccctggccatacctgatgatttattttaggccagttctcccctggccatacctgatgatgacaaaacgtaggccagttctcccctggccacacctgatgatgacaaaacgtaggccagttctcccctggccacacctgatgatgacaaaacgtaggccagttctcccctggccatacctgatgatgacaaaacgtaggccagttctcccctggccacacctgatgatgacaaaacgtaggccagttctcccctggccatacctgatgattaattttaggccagttctcccctggccacacctgatgatgacaaaacgtaggccagttctcccc
This window of the Scylla paramamosain isolate STU-SP2022 chromosome 49, ASM3559412v1, whole genome shotgun sequence genome carries:
- the LOC135095372 gene encoding serine/threonine-protein kinase NIM1-like isoform X2: MPRSPHVPSPPCVGSSSPPWPPLSPYCRGGGGWGGREGGGRQSSYPPYRQQHLPPSTDEEMDERSPYDRVLYGLHHDPRWLKEVTLGRRVGFYRFRGELGQGNFSTVRLAVHQLTRDKVAIKVIDKSKLDQKTQRMLAREIANMDTLAHPNIIRLFEVVESLSRIHLVLEFAGGGELFNTITTEGRMTEAQAAAVFTQVLSAITYLHGLSIIHRDIKAENVFVSGPGHVKLGDFGFSTRVSDLEQQLSTFCGSPPYAAPELYKDESYLGPAVDTWALGVLLFFILTADMPFKAPTVAGLKRHILTGVYETPSHVSPEAASLISSLLVQDPSERPTTATIADHPFLSDAPAPPPPLDPYVLAPTFDSTPDVNESEALQTLSEWGITRNNLQDNIPLGARSPALATYRILIHRLTTPAPLHLTSLSAPPQATHQLSSDPSTPIKETAATASPRRRLKLRNGHAPVSLSPGVKSRACVIV
- the LOC135095372 gene encoding serine/threonine-protein kinase NIM1-like isoform X4; translated protein: MDERSPYDRVLYGLHHDPRWLKEVTLGRRVGFYRFRGELGQGNFSTVRLAVHQLTRDKVAIKVIDKSKLDQKTQRMLAREIANMDTLAHPNIIRLFEVVESLSRIHLVLEFAGGGELFNTITTEGRMTEAQAAAVFTQVLSAITYLHGLSIIHRDIKAENVFVSGPGHVKLGDFGFSTRVSDLEQQLSTFCGSPPYAAPELYKDESYLGPAVDTWALGVLLFFILTADMPFKAPTVAGLKRHILTGVYETPSHVSPEAASLISSLLVQDPSERPTTATIADHPFLSDAPAPPPPLDPYVLAPTFDSTPDVNESEALQTLSEWGITRNNLQDNIPLGARSPALATYRILIHRLTTPAPLHLTSLSAPPQATHQLSSDPSTPIKETAATASPRRRLKLRNGHAPVSLSPGVKSRACVIV
- the LOC135095372 gene encoding serine/threonine-protein kinase NIM1-like isoform X3; this encodes MPAARSSFLGEALTHNAAISARSLSSMCDEEMDERSPYDRVLYGLHHDPRWLKEVTLGRRVGFYRFRGELGQGNFSTVRLAVHQLTRDKVAIKVIDKSKLDQKTQRMLAREIANMDTLAHPNIIRLFEVVESLSRIHLVLEFAGGGELFNTITTEGRMTEAQAAAVFTQVLSAITYLHGLSIIHRDIKAENVFVSGPGHVKLGDFGFSTRVSDLEQQLSTFCGSPPYAAPELYKDESYLGPAVDTWALGVLLFFILTADMPFKAPTVAGLKRHILTGVYETPSHVSPEAASLISSLLVQDPSERPTTATIADHPFLSDAPAPPPPLDPYVLAPTFDSTPDVNESEALQTLSEWGITRNNLQDNIPLGARSPALATYRILIHRLTTPAPLHLTSLSAPPQATHQLSSDPSTPIKETAATASPRRRLKLRNGHAPVSLSPGVKSRACVIV